In one Methylobacterium sp. SyP6R genomic region, the following are encoded:
- a CDS encoding endonuclease/exonuclease/phosphatase family protein — protein sequence MLRVLTYNVRRCLGADGRLAPERIAAVIAACRPDVVALQELDVGRARSGGIDQAEVIAGHLGMRSHFHPAMRVREELYGDAILTSLPSRLVRANGLPGRDGCEPRGALWVAVTAGDAEVQVVTTHFGLGRHERRAQAEALLGPAFLGDPACRDPVVLLGDFNALPGSHVHRRLAARLPDAHGKRVWMRPTFPARLPLLRIDHVFVSRGVAVRQVSPLGGRLARVASDHLPLVADLDLAPALGPRISVPREEPA from the coding sequence TTGCTCCGCGTCCTCACCTACAACGTGCGCCGCTGCCTCGGCGCCGACGGCCGGCTTGCCCCGGAGCGCATCGCCGCGGTGATCGCCGCCTGCCGGCCGGACGTGGTGGCGTTGCAGGAGCTCGATGTCGGCCGCGCCCGCAGCGGCGGGATCGACCAGGCTGAGGTGATCGCCGGCCATCTCGGGATGCGCTCCCACTTCCATCCGGCAATGCGGGTGAGGGAGGAACTCTACGGCGACGCGATCCTGACCTCCCTCCCCTCCCGGCTGGTGCGGGCGAACGGCCTGCCGGGGCGGGACGGCTGCGAGCCGCGCGGCGCGCTCTGGGTCGCCGTCACCGCCGGCGACGCCGAGGTGCAGGTCGTCACGACGCATTTCGGCCTCGGCCGGCACGAGCGACGGGCGCAGGCCGAGGCGCTGCTCGGGCCCGCCTTCCTCGGCGATCCGGCCTGCCGCGACCCCGTGGTGCTGCTCGGCGACTTCAACGCCCTGCCGGGATCGCACGTCCATCGCCGCCTCGCCGCCCGGCTGCCGGACGCGCACGGGAAACGGGTCTGGATGCGGCCGACCTTCCCGGCCCGCCTGCCGCTCCTGCGCATCGACCACGTCTTCGTCAGCCGCGGCGTCGCGGTGCGGCAGGTCAGCCCGCTCGGCGGCCGGCTCGCCCGGGTCGCCTCCGACCACCTGCCGCTCGTCGCCGACCTCGACCTCGCGCCGGCCCTCGGCCCCCGCATCTCCGTGCCCCGGGAGGAACCCGCGTGA
- a CDS encoding SDR family NAD(P)-dependent oxidoreductase, with amino-acid sequence MDLKIGGKIALVTGATAGIGLAIARRLAAEGAEVVLPGRNQGKLDAAAAVIAAEPGARAPRTVLADPATADGAAALVAALPAVDILVNNLGIYEAKAFEEITDADWHRLFEVNVVSGARLAQAYFPGMLEKNSGRIVFVSSESGLVPPPDMLHYAVSKTAQLTITRGLAQRTRGTGVTVNAVMPGPTRSEGIVDFLKSVASDPDAPPAELEAEFFRVHRPLSLLARMIEPEEIAGLVAYLASPLAAATNGASLRVEGGIVPTIA; translated from the coding sequence ATGGACCTGAAGATCGGCGGCAAGATCGCCCTCGTCACCGGCGCCACCGCGGGCATCGGGCTCGCCATCGCCCGCCGCCTCGCCGCGGAAGGCGCCGAGGTGGTGCTGCCCGGCCGCAACCAGGGCAAGCTCGATGCGGCCGCGGCCGTGATCGCCGCCGAGCCCGGCGCGCGGGCGCCCCGCACGGTGCTGGCCGATCCGGCGACCGCGGACGGCGCGGCGGCTTTGGTCGCGGCTTTGCCGGCGGTCGACATCCTGGTCAACAACCTCGGCATCTACGAAGCCAAGGCGTTCGAGGAGATCACCGACGCCGATTGGCACCGCCTGTTCGAGGTCAACGTCGTCTCGGGCGCGCGGCTGGCCCAGGCCTATTTCCCCGGCATGCTGGAAAAAAATTCCGGGCGGATCGTGTTCGTGTCGAGCGAATCCGGCCTCGTGCCGCCGCCCGACATGCTGCACTACGCGGTGTCGAAGACCGCGCAGCTGACGATCACCCGGGGCCTGGCCCAGCGCACCCGCGGCACCGGCGTGACGGTGAACGCGGTGATGCCCGGCCCGACCCGCTCGGAGGGCATCGTGGACTTCCTGAAGAGCGTCGCCTCGGACCCGGACGCCCCGCCGGCCGAACTGGAGGCGGAGTTCTTCCGGGTCCACCGCCCGCTCTCGCTGCTTGCCCGGATGATCGAGCCCGAGGAGATCGCAGGCCTCGTGGCCTATCTGGCGAGCCCGCTTGCGGCGGCGACCAACGGTGCGAGCCTGCGGGTCGAGGGCGGGATCGTGCCGACCATCGCCTGA
- a CDS encoding LysR family transcriptional regulator — translation MDNRLGEMEAFVQVARRGSFAAAAKALRCTPSAVSRAVARLESRLGVGLIRRTTRAMTLTPEGETYLVRAGELIAEFDAIEDGFGRDAAQPSGLLRVNASVPFGMKAILPVLPRFLIEQPRMRVDLALTDDVVDLVEARADVAIRIGPLRDTSLRAKRLGRSRLAVVAAPAYLERCGTPAHPDALGPHNCLNFSFRRSLDTWPFLIDGAVVQRPVHGTFFGNSGEVVRLMALGGAGLARLARFHVDEDIAAGRLVPVLEEFSPGDAEDIHALYAGHERLSSRIRCFVDFLAAHAVVRG, via the coding sequence ATGGACAACCGCCTCGGCGAGATGGAGGCCTTCGTGCAGGTGGCCCGCCGCGGCAGCTTCGCGGCCGCCGCCAAGGCCCTGCGCTGCACCCCCTCGGCGGTGAGCCGGGCGGTGGCGCGGCTGGAATCACGCCTCGGCGTCGGCCTGATCCGGCGCACCACCCGGGCGATGACCCTGACGCCGGAGGGCGAGACGTACCTCGTCCGCGCGGGCGAGCTGATCGCCGAGTTCGACGCGATCGAGGACGGCTTCGGCCGCGACGCCGCCCAGCCGAGCGGGCTTCTCCGGGTCAACGCCTCGGTGCCGTTCGGTATGAAGGCGATCCTGCCGGTGCTGCCGCGCTTTCTCATCGAGCAGCCGCGGATGCGGGTCGATCTCGCGCTCACCGACGACGTGGTCGATCTCGTCGAGGCACGCGCCGACGTGGCGATCCGCATCGGCCCTCTGCGCGACACGAGTCTGCGGGCGAAGCGTTTAGGCCGCAGCCGCCTCGCGGTGGTGGCGGCTCCCGCCTACCTGGAGCGCTGCGGCACGCCCGCCCATCCGGACGCGCTTGGCCCTCACAACTGCCTCAATTTCAGCTTCCGCCGCTCGCTGGACACCTGGCCGTTCCTGATCGACGGGGCGGTGGTGCAGCGGCCGGTCCACGGCACCTTCTTCGGCAATTCCGGCGAGGTGGTGCGGCTGATGGCGCTCGGCGGCGCCGGGCTTGCCCGTCTCGCCCGCTTCCACGTCGACGAGGACATCGCGGCCGGCCGCCTCGTGCCGGTGCTCGAAGAGTTCAGCCCGGGCGACGCGGAGGACATCCATGCCCTCTATGCCGGGCACGAGCGGCTGTCCTCGCGTATCCGCTGCTTCGTGGATTTCCTCGCGGCGCACGCGGTGGTCCGCGGGTGA
- the gcvA gene encoding transcriptional regulator GcvA: MEDRIVALDRTPRRRLPPLNAVRAFEAASRHATFHEAGDELGVSAGAVAQQVKILEGWFGLALFRRLPSRGVVLTPAGQRFAVAAGELLDGLAEATARLRRQGQDHVLTVSTTHSFASLWLIPRMSSFRTQNPDLDVRVVANNRLVDFSRDDADVAIRHGRGRYPGLRSDLLMHDVVFPVCSPALRDGEPPLRSPGDLARHTLLHDDDPIDVEAVDWSQWLAAAGVTGIDASRGPRFTHTFMILQVATAGGGVGLATRVLGGDLVTGTGLVRPFPDEVASPYSFFLVTPTEDDAPKVARFREWITAQVAESDR; the protein is encoded by the coding sequence TTGGAGGATCGCATCGTGGCCCTCGACCGGACTCCCCGCCGCCGCCTGCCGCCGCTCAATGCCGTGCGGGCCTTCGAGGCCGCCTCGCGCCACGCCACCTTCCACGAGGCCGGGGACGAGCTCGGGGTGAGTGCCGGCGCGGTGGCGCAACAGGTGAAGATCCTGGAGGGCTGGTTCGGCCTCGCCCTCTTTCGCCGCCTGCCGAGCCGCGGCGTCGTCCTCACTCCGGCGGGCCAGCGCTTCGCGGTCGCCGCCGGCGAGCTGCTGGACGGGCTCGCCGAGGCGACCGCCCGGCTGCGGCGTCAAGGCCAGGACCACGTGCTGACGGTGAGCACCACCCATTCCTTCGCCAGCCTGTGGCTGATCCCGCGCATGAGCAGCTTCCGGACGCAAAATCCCGACCTCGACGTGCGGGTCGTCGCCAACAACCGGCTGGTGGACTTTTCCCGCGACGACGCGGACGTGGCGATCCGGCACGGGCGCGGGCGCTATCCGGGCCTGCGCTCCGACCTCCTGATGCACGACGTCGTCTTCCCGGTCTGCAGCCCGGCCCTGCGCGACGGCGAGCCGCCGCTGCGCTCACCCGGGGATCTCGCCCGCCACACGCTGCTTCACGACGACGACCCGATCGACGTCGAGGCGGTGGACTGGTCGCAGTGGCTCGCCGCGGCGGGCGTCACCGGCATCGATGCCTCGCGCGGGCCCCGCTTCACCCACACCTTCATGATCCTGCAGGTCGCCACCGCCGGTGGCGGGGTCGGCCTCGCCACACGGGTGCTGGGCGGTGATCTCGTCACCGGTACCGGACTGGTCCGGCCCTTCCCCGACGAGGTGGCGAGCCCCTACAGCTTCTTCCTCGTCACCCCGACCGAGGACGACGCCCCGAAGGTCGCCCGCTTCCGGGAGTGGATCACCGCGCAGGTGGCGGAGTCGGACCGCTGA
- a CDS encoding DUF1127 domain-containing protein — protein sequence MTTLVAGRGNLRLVPTIRVGAPRRRSAVSLLQRLELWADRWHERRALLACPDELLKDVGLSRADAAREAGKPFWIE from the coding sequence ATGACGACCCTCGTCGCTGGCCGAGGAAACCTGCGCCTCGTTCCCACCATCCGTGTCGGTGCGCCGCGCCGGCGCTCCGCCGTCTCGCTGCTCCAGCGGCTCGAATTGTGGGCCGACCGCTGGCACGAGCGCCGCGCGCTGCTCGCCTGCCCCGACGAACTGCTGAAGGATGTCGGCCTGTCGCGGGCCGATGCGGCGCGCGAGGCGGGGAAGCCGTTCTGGATCGAGTGA
- a CDS encoding cysteine synthase A: MIRSDILAAIGGTPLIRLKRASEETGCTILGKAEFLNPGQSVKDRAALSMVEAAERAGSLRPGGTIVEGTAGNTGIGLALVGAARGYRTVIVIPETQSAEKKQALRLAGADLVEVPAVPFANPNNYVKVAGRLAERLAATEPGGAFFADQFDNLANREAHIATTGPEIWEATDGKVDGFICAAGTGGTLAGTAAALRARHPGVTIGLADPDGSALHPYYATGELKASGTSITEGIGQGRITGNLEGFRPDISFGIPDAEALPLVFGLLEEEGLCLGGSSGINVAGAIRLARHLGPGHTIVTILCDYGTRYASKLFDPDFLRARDLPVPHWLAHPRAIDPGLVA; encoded by the coding sequence ATGATCCGCTCCGACATCCTCGCCGCGATTGGCGGCACGCCGCTGATCCGCCTCAAGCGCGCCTCGGAGGAGACCGGCTGCACCATCCTGGGCAAGGCCGAGTTCCTGAATCCGGGCCAGTCGGTCAAGGACCGCGCCGCCCTGTCCATGGTCGAGGCGGCCGAACGCGCCGGCAGCTTGCGGCCGGGCGGCACCATCGTCGAGGGCACGGCGGGCAATACCGGCATCGGCCTCGCGCTCGTCGGCGCGGCGCGCGGCTATCGCACGGTGATCGTGATCCCGGAGACCCAGTCGGCGGAGAAGAAGCAGGCGTTGCGTCTCGCCGGGGCCGACCTCGTCGAGGTGCCGGCGGTGCCGTTCGCCAACCCCAACAACTACGTGAAGGTGGCAGGCCGCCTCGCCGAGCGCCTCGCCGCGACCGAGCCCGGCGGCGCCTTCTTCGCCGACCAGTTCGACAACCTCGCCAACCGCGAGGCGCACATCGCCACGACGGGGCCCGAGATCTGGGAGGCGACGGACGGCAAGGTCGACGGCTTCATCTGCGCGGCCGGCACCGGCGGCACGCTTGCCGGCACCGCGGCGGCGTTGCGCGCCCGCCATCCCGGGGTGACGATCGGGCTCGCCGATCCCGACGGCTCGGCGCTGCACCCGTACTACGCCACCGGCGAGCTCAAGGCCTCGGGCACCTCGATCACCGAGGGCATCGGCCAGGGCCGCATCACCGGCAACCTCGAGGGTTTTCGGCCCGACATCTCCTTCGGCATCCCCGACGCGGAAGCACTGCCGCTGGTCTTCGGCCTGCTGGAGGAGGAGGGCCTGTGCCTCGGCGGCTCGTCGGGGATCAACGTGGCAGGCGCGATCCGGCTCGCCCGCCATCTCGGCCCGGGCCACACCATCGTGACGATCCTGTGCGATTACGGCACCCGCTACGCCTCGAAGCTGTTCGATCCCGATTTCCTGCGCGCCCGCGACCTGCCGGTGCCGCACTGGCTGGCGCACCCGCGGGCGATCGATCCGGGGTTGGTGGCGTAA
- a CDS encoding indolepyruvate ferredoxin oxidoreductase family protein, which translates to MGSPATTPSLRPVSLDDKYDLSRDQVFVTGTQAVIRMLLMQQARDRAAGLNTAGFVSGYRGSPIGGLDQNLVRAKTVLDRANIVFQPGLNEELAATAIWGAQQAEMRGEGRYDGVFGLWYGKGPGVDRSGDVFRHANMAGTARHGGVLALMGDDHTAESSTVAHQSEFHFVDVMSPILNPAGVQEILDYGLYGYAMSRYCGTWVAFKCVKENIESTASVDARLDRVKIHLPDDFLMPPGGLNIRTPDGILEQEARLQDFKRDAMLAFVRANNLNRIVLSGGRQPKIGIITVGKSYLDVRQAMDDLGLDEVKANDMGVRLYKVACPWPLSRRELAEFADGLDLVMVVEEKRSLIEVQLREELYGSRHQPVCIGKRDEDGNSLFPVKGALDPNDIAVALGERLLRYHRNDDLAARVARLKGAQERLAATADIAARIPHFCAGCPHNSSTKVPEGMRAYAGIGCHYMAQWMDRSTDGFTQMGGEGANWIGENAFSKRGHVFQNLGDGTYNHSGSLALRWAVDTGTTITYKILFNDAVAMTGGQPHEGGLTVDRIAAQVRAEGVERIALVTDEPDKYPSTVSWPHGLTIHHRDELDAVQRELAGVPGVSVMIYDQTCASEKRRRRKRNAYPDPDKRVIINELVCEGCGDCSVQSNCVAVQPVETEFGRKRRIDQSGCNKDFSCVKGFCPSFVTVHGAKPRSRPPGVPVTTDAAPDAGLPEPAIPEIAGTYNLIVTGVGGTGVVTIGAILGMAAHLEGKGLGMIDMAGLAQKGGAVFSHVRLANRQEDIHAIRVGAGAADLVLGCDLVVSGNRKVLSAIAKGRTHLVVNTAEVMPGEFTRRPDFSLPAERIKRAIREAAGADAADFTDATSLAVSMLGNALAANMFMLGYAWQRGRVPLSRDALLKAIELNREAVAMNLAAFAWGRRAAARPETMRAVEAPAPEQAPDLDGVIARRVAFLTAYQDSAYADRYGKAVAAVRAREAAIVPGQSALAEAAARSLFRLMAYKDEYEVARLYTDGSFQAQVQRTFEGETLRYEFHLAPPLLARRDPATGRPRKMTFGPWMMKAFGVLARMKALRGTAFDPFGYTQERREERRLVQDFEVRMAEIARDLTPANHATAVGLAGLPQRIRGYGPVKAKNLAAVREEEAALLARFRNKDAPLATAAE; encoded by the coding sequence ATGGGTTCGCCCGCGACCACCCCGTCCCTTCGGCCGGTCAGCCTCGACGACAAGTACGATCTCTCCCGCGATCAGGTCTTCGTCACCGGCACGCAAGCCGTCATCCGGATGCTGCTGATGCAGCAGGCCCGCGACCGGGCGGCGGGGCTCAACACCGCGGGTTTCGTGTCGGGCTATCGCGGCTCGCCGATCGGCGGGCTCGACCAGAACCTGGTGCGGGCCAAGACAGTGCTCGATCGGGCCAACATCGTGTTCCAGCCCGGCCTCAACGAGGAACTGGCCGCCACCGCCATCTGGGGGGCGCAGCAGGCCGAGATGCGGGGCGAAGGCCGCTACGACGGCGTGTTCGGCCTCTGGTACGGCAAGGGCCCGGGCGTCGACCGCTCCGGCGACGTGTTCCGCCATGCCAACATGGCCGGCACCGCGCGCCACGGCGGCGTGCTGGCGCTGATGGGCGACGACCACACGGCGGAATCCTCCACCGTCGCGCACCAGTCGGAGTTCCACTTCGTCGACGTGATGAGCCCGATCCTGAACCCGGCCGGCGTGCAGGAGATCCTGGATTACGGCCTCTACGGCTACGCGATGAGCCGCTATTGCGGCACCTGGGTCGCCTTCAAGTGCGTGAAGGAGAACATCGAATCGACCGCGAGCGTGGATGCGCGCCTCGACCGGGTGAAGATTCACCTGCCCGACGACTTCCTGATGCCGCCGGGCGGGCTCAACATCCGCACGCCGGACGGCATCCTGGAGCAGGAGGCCCGCCTCCAGGACTTCAAGCGCGACGCGATGCTGGCCTTCGTGCGGGCCAACAACCTCAACCGGATCGTGCTCTCAGGGGGCCGCCAGCCGAAGATCGGCATCATCACGGTCGGGAAGTCGTATCTCGACGTGCGCCAGGCGATGGACGACCTCGGCCTCGACGAGGTCAAGGCCAACGACATGGGGGTGCGGCTCTACAAGGTCGCCTGCCCGTGGCCGCTGTCGCGGCGCGAACTGGCGGAGTTCGCCGACGGCCTCGACCTCGTGATGGTGGTCGAGGAGAAGCGATCCTTGATCGAGGTGCAGCTGCGCGAGGAGCTCTACGGGTCGCGCCACCAGCCGGTCTGCATCGGCAAGCGCGACGAGGACGGAAATTCGCTCTTCCCCGTCAAGGGCGCCCTCGATCCCAACGACATCGCGGTGGCGCTCGGTGAGCGGCTGCTGCGCTACCACCGCAACGACGACCTCGCGGCCCGCGTCGCCCGCCTCAAGGGCGCGCAGGAGCGGCTGGCGGCGACCGCCGACATCGCGGCGCGCATCCCGCATTTCTGCGCCGGCTGCCCGCACAATTCCTCGACCAAGGTGCCCGAGGGCATGCGGGCCTATGCCGGCATCGGCTGCCACTACATGGCGCAGTGGATGGACCGCAGCACCGACGGCTTCACCCAGATGGGCGGCGAGGGCGCGAACTGGATCGGCGAGAACGCCTTCTCCAAGCGCGGCCACGTCTTCCAGAATCTCGGCGACGGCACCTACAACCATTCGGGCTCGCTGGCCCTGCGATGGGCCGTCGATACCGGCACCACCATCACCTACAAGATCCTGTTCAACGACGCGGTGGCGATGACCGGCGGCCAGCCGCACGAGGGCGGGCTCACCGTCGACCGCATCGCCGCGCAGGTGCGGGCGGAGGGCGTCGAGCGCATCGCGCTCGTCACCGACGAGCCGGACAAATACCCCTCGACGGTGAGCTGGCCGCACGGGCTGACGATCCACCACCGCGACGAGCTGGACGCGGTCCAGCGGGAACTGGCCGGGGTGCCGGGCGTCTCGGTGATGATCTACGACCAGACCTGCGCCTCCGAGAAACGCCGCCGGCGCAAGCGCAACGCCTATCCCGATCCCGACAAGCGGGTGATCATCAACGAACTCGTCTGCGAAGGCTGCGGCGATTGCTCGGTGCAGTCGAACTGCGTCGCGGTGCAGCCGGTCGAGACCGAGTTCGGCCGCAAGCGCCGCATCGACCAGTCCGGCTGCAACAAGGACTTTTCCTGCGTGAAGGGCTTCTGCCCGTCCTTCGTGACGGTGCATGGGGCGAAGCCCCGCAGCCGGCCGCCCGGTGTCCCGGTGACGACCGACGCGGCGCCGGATGCGGGTCTCCCCGAGCCCGCGATTCCGGAGATCGCCGGCACCTACAACCTGATCGTCACCGGCGTCGGCGGCACCGGCGTGGTGACGATCGGGGCGATCCTCGGCATGGCGGCGCATCTCGAGGGCAAGGGCCTCGGCATGATCGACATGGCCGGCCTCGCCCAGAAGGGCGGGGCGGTGTTCAGCCACGTGCGGCTGGCGAACCGCCAGGAGGACATCCACGCCATCCGGGTCGGGGCGGGCGCGGCCGATCTCGTGCTCGGCTGCGACCTCGTGGTCAGCGGCAACCGCAAGGTGCTGTCGGCGATTGCGAAGGGCCGCACCCACCTCGTCGTCAACACCGCCGAGGTGATGCCGGGCGAGTTCACCCGCCGGCCCGATTTCTCCCTGCCGGCCGAGCGGATCAAGCGGGCGATCCGCGAGGCCGCAGGCGCCGACGCCGCCGATTTCACCGATGCGACGAGCCTCGCGGTCTCGATGCTCGGCAATGCGCTCGCCGCCAACATGTTCATGTTGGGCTACGCCTGGCAGCGCGGGCGGGTGCCGCTGTCGCGGGACGCACTCCTGAAGGCGATCGAGCTCAACCGCGAGGCGGTGGCGATGAACCTCGCCGCCTTCGCCTGGGGGCGGCGCGCGGCGGCTCGACCCGAGACGATGCGGGCGGTCGAGGCCCCCGCCCCGGAGCAGGCGCCGGATCTCGACGGCGTCATCGCCAGGCGCGTCGCCTTCCTCACCGCCTACCAGGATTCGGCTTATGCCGACCGTTACGGAAAGGCCGTGGCGGCCGTGCGGGCTCGCGAAGCCGCGATCGTGCCGGGCCAGTCGGCGCTCGCCGAGGCCGCCGCGCGCTCGCTGTTCCGGCTCATGGCCTACAAGGACGAATACGAGGTCGCGCGGCTCTACACCGACGGCAGCTTCCAGGCGCAAGTTCAGCGCACCTTCGAGGGCGAGACCCTTCGCTACGAGTTCCACCTCGCCCCGCCGCTGCTGGCCCGCCGCGACCCCGCCACCGGCCGGCCGCGCAAGATGACCTTCGGGCCGTGGATGATGAAGGCGTTCGGGGTGCTGGCCCGGATGAAGGCCTTGCGCGGCACCGCCTTCGATCCGTTCGGCTACACGCAGGAGCGGCGCGAGGAGCGGCGGCTGGTGCAGGATTTCGAGGTGCGGATGGCCGAGATCGCCCGCGACCTGACGCCGGCCAACCACGCCACGGCAGTGGGCCTCGCCGGCCTGCCCCAGCGCATCCGCGGCTACGGGCCGGTGAAGGCGAAGAACCTCGCGGCGGTACGGGAGGAGGAGGCGGCGCTGCTGGCACGGTTCCGCAACAAGGACGCCCCGCTCGCGACGGCGGCGGAGTAG
- a CDS encoding urea carboxylase-associated family protein: protein MKDFPAAYQVSEGSALSVDRPFYERIAAETGGRTLVDGFTIPIRFGRAWSVPAGHVFRIVAPEGPQVGDLNIWNRHDPRERLWAARTRQLQGAHVTTFDRLWSTLPFLRPLVTITADSLSHYGTDEYGGRIHDLLGTRCDPYINKLLTGQDFHFHCHSNLVRAVMPFGLTEFDVHDVLNVFQVTGLNYDDLYFMRDCPAKAGDYLEFFAEIDLLCALSTCPGGDLSVPLWGPDARDPIDVCRPLAVEVYRLDPELTEGWQSPAVASYRGQHGLHAEKGWWDKA from the coding sequence ATGAAGGACTTTCCCGCCGCCTATCAGGTCAGCGAGGGCTCGGCCCTGTCGGTCGACCGGCCGTTCTACGAGCGGATCGCCGCCGAGACCGGCGGGCGCACCCTGGTCGACGGCTTCACCATCCCGATCCGCTTCGGCCGGGCCTGGAGCGTGCCGGCGGGCCATGTCTTTCGCATCGTCGCGCCGGAGGGGCCGCAGGTCGGCGACCTCAACATCTGGAACCGGCACGATCCGCGCGAGCGGCTCTGGGCGGCGCGGACCCGCCAGCTCCAGGGCGCCCATGTCACGACCTTCGACCGGCTGTGGTCGACCCTGCCGTTCCTGCGCCCGCTCGTCACCATCACGGCCGACAGCTTGAGCCATTACGGCACCGACGAGTATGGCGGCCGGATCCACGATCTCTTGGGAACCCGCTGCGACCCCTATATCAACAAGCTGCTGACCGGCCAGGACTTCCACTTCCACTGCCACTCGAACCTGGTCCGCGCGGTGATGCCGTTCGGCCTGACCGAATTCGACGTGCACGACGTACTCAACGTGTTCCAGGTCACCGGCCTCAACTACGACGACCTGTACTTCATGCGCGACTGCCCGGCGAAAGCCGGCGACTATCTGGAGTTCTTCGCCGAGATCGATTTGCTCTGCGCGCTCTCGACCTGCCCGGGCGGCGATCTCTCGGTGCCGCTCTGGGGGCCCGACGCCCGCGACCCGATCGACGTCTGCCGGCCGCTCGCCGTCGAGGTCTACCGGCTGGACCCGGAACTGACCGAGGGGTGGCAGAGCCCGGCCGTGGCGTCGTATCGCGGCCAGCACGGGCTGCACGCGGAAAAGGGCTGGTGGGACAAGGCCTGA
- a CDS encoding TSUP family transporter → MSLDLATLLPLDARAAALFLAALVGGLVRGFTGFGFAMVFVPVAAAAVGPAAAVGLIWVVDAPFSLWFGARSAPRAVWREVVPLLIGSTLLLPLGVQLLTHLDPTLTRWITAGAILLALAALVSGWRYKGDPSLPLSLATGGASGLASGFAALGGMPLAVFWLASQRASARQVRDNLMAYFGLSTLVSGVVFTATGVLTGPRFAEAVPLLLPYGFGLWIGSHGFARASDRMFRVVAYAVILVAVCLALPVH, encoded by the coding sequence ATGTCGCTCGATCTCGCCACCCTGCTGCCGCTCGACGCCCGGGCCGCCGCCCTGTTCCTCGCCGCCCTCGTCGGCGGGCTGGTGCGCGGCTTCACCGGCTTCGGCTTCGCGATGGTGTTCGTGCCGGTCGCCGCGGCCGCCGTCGGCCCGGCGGCGGCGGTGGGGCTGATCTGGGTGGTCGATGCGCCGTTCTCGTTGTGGTTCGGCGCCCGTTCCGCCCCGCGGGCGGTCTGGCGCGAGGTGGTGCCGCTCCTCATCGGCTCCACCCTCCTGCTGCCGCTCGGCGTCCAGCTCCTCACCCATCTCGATCCGACCCTGACCCGCTGGATCACCGCCGGCGCCATCCTGCTGGCGCTCGCCGCCCTGGTCTCGGGATGGCGCTACAAGGGCGATCCCTCGCTGCCGCTCTCGCTCGCGACGGGGGGCGCCTCGGGGCTGGCGAGCGGATTCGCCGCGCTCGGGGGCATGCCGCTCGCCGTCTTCTGGCTCGCCAGCCAGCGCGCCTCGGCGCGCCAGGTGCGCGACAACCTGATGGCCTATTTCGGCCTCTCGACCCTGGTCTCGGGGGTGGTGTTCACGGCGACCGGGGTGCTCACCGGCCCCCGCTTCGCGGAAGCCGTGCCGCTGCTCCTGCCCTACGGGTTCGGCCTCTGGATCGGATCGCACGGCTTTGCCCGCGCCTCCGACCGGATGTTCAGGGTGGTGGCCTATGCGGTGATCCTGGTGGCGGTCTGCCTGGCGCTCCCGGTGCACTAA
- the ruvC gene encoding crossover junction endodeoxyribonuclease RuvC has product MSEPIRILGIDPGLRRTGWGLITVTGTRLAFVASGTVTSNGDDDLATRLRTLHEGLTKVVATLLPDEAAVEETFVNKDAQATLKLGHARAVALLVPALAGLPVAEYAANLVKKTVVGAGHAEKDQVGAMVRFLLPKATADTADAADALAIAITHASHRAARMRTAAHAAAAGPGAARIARAVARG; this is encoded by the coding sequence ATGAGCGAACCGATCCGCATCCTCGGCATCGATCCGGGCCTGCGCCGCACCGGCTGGGGCCTGATCACCGTCACGGGCACCCGCCTCGCCTTCGTGGCGAGCGGCACCGTGACGTCGAACGGCGATGACGACCTCGCCACCCGCCTGCGCACCCTGCACGAGGGCCTGACCAAGGTGGTCGCGACGCTGTTGCCCGACGAGGCGGCGGTGGAGGAGACCTTCGTCAACAAGGACGCGCAGGCGACCCTGAAGCTCGGCCACGCCCGCGCCGTGGCGCTGCTGGTGCCGGCGCTTGCCGGCCTGCCGGTGGCCGAATACGCCGCCAACCTGGTGAAGAAGACCGTGGTCGGCGCCGGCCATGCCGAGAAGGACCAGGTCGGCGCCATGGTGCGCTTCCTCCTGCCGAAGGCCACCGCCGACACCGCGGATGCGGCGGACGCGCTCGCCATCGCCATCACCCATGCGAGCCACCGGGCGGCGCGGATGCGCACGGCCGCCCATGCCGCCGCGGCCGGGCCGGGGGCGGCGCGGATCGCCCGGGCGGTGGCGCGGGGGTGA